A genomic window from Methanobrevibacter sp. TLL-48-HuF1 includes:
- a CDS encoding AbrB/MazE/SpoVT family DNA-binding domain-containing protein — MLILATSKIQSNYQTTIPKEIRKNYDIDNETVVEWFINKNGNPEINFRKKRNFKNLAGAFKTDEKTNAVELKRGLYE, encoded by the coding sequence ATGCTGATATTAGCTACAAGTAAAATTCAAAGCAATTACCAAACCACAATACCAAAAGAAATAAGAAAAAATTATGACATTGACAATGAAACTGTTGTAGAATGGTTTATAAATAAAAATGGAAATCCTGAAATAAATTTTAGAAAGAAAAGAAACTTTAAAAATCTAGCTGGTGCTTTTAAAACTGATGAAAAAACCAATGCTGTAGAATTGAAAAGGGGTTTGTACGAATGA